Part of the bacterium genome, TTGACACGCAGCAGGTAATCAAGGGTAACAGGAAGATTGAACTTACATTTACACAGTTTAAAATCCTGTATCTTCTCGCCTCCAAACGTGATTATGTTTTTACAAGAGACGAAATTCTCACAAAAGTCTGGGGTGAGAATTCTTATGTTACTGACCGTACTGTAGACGTTCACGTAAAAAGGCTTCGGGAAAAACTCGGTGAAAGAAATAAATCATCGGATTACATACAGACCATACACGGCCTTGGATACAGGTTTGCATAATATTAAAAAATGATACTGAGAGATAAACTGATAAAATGAAACGTCAGGAAAAAATTGATTTTTCAATAGCAGGAGAGGTAAGAACTTCCGGTTTTTCGGAAGGTTCAATTTTTCTGCGAACAGTATTCAATAAAACCAATTCAAAGAAAAATACTGCTTCAGTACAAATTCAGAAATATTTGAAAAGAGTAACTGATATTGTCGGTGCAGTGATGCTGCTTATAATCACTATGCCCCTGTTCGCAGTAATTAGTGCAGTCATTAAAATGAGTTCCAAAGGCGGAATATTTTACAAACAGAAACGTGTCGGTTATAAAGAAAATATATTTATAATCTATAAATTTCGAACAATGCAGCAGACAGATCAGAATGAAAAAGATCACCAAAAATATGTGCGCTACCTTCTTAAAGAAGGAGTTAACTCTAAAAAAAATGCTGAGTTTGTTTCATTATATATTGAATACATTGAGAGTCATATAACACCTGTCGGACGGTTTTTAAGAGCAACAAGCCTTGATGAGATTCCTCAGCTTTTTAATATACTAAAAGGGGATATGAGTTTTGTAGGGCCAAGGCCTCATCCTGTGTATGAAGTTGCCGAATATAAAAAATGGTACAGAAGAAGGTTGAAAGTAAAACCGGGGCTGACAGGGTGGTCAAAACTAAGAATCAGAATGGCACCGGAAAACTATGAGGAATCAATTCTTTTAGATCTCTGGTATGTAAAAAACTGGAACATTTTACTTGATTTGAGAATTGTGTTTCTTACGTTTCCTCTTGTTCTTTTTATGAAGGATGCCCATTAATGTAATTAAGGGGAGTATAATGAGATTTAGAAATAGAAGAGTACTTGTCACAGGTGGAGCAGGATTTGTCGGGTCAAGATTAGTCGACAGAATAGTTGAAGAGGGCGGAAAGGTGATTGTACTTGACGATCTTTTTACCGGCAGAAAAGAGAATATCAGCCATATTAAAGAGGTTGAGTTTATTCATAATTCTGTCACTGATTTTGATATTGTTTCAAAACTTGTAAAAAGATCGGATTTGGTTTTCAATCTTGCAGTCAGAAATATAATTGTATCTACTGCATCTCCTCAACTTGACTTTCAGGTAAATACAGGCGGTATTTTTAATGTACTCCTTGCTGCAAAGAGCCACAGTGTGGAGAGAGTTATTTACACTTCCTCTGTGTCAGTCTATGGTAATCCTCATTATCTTCCAATAAATGAAGATGACAGGCTCTACACTCTCAATCCCTATGCTGCAAGCAAGCAATCCGGTGAAAATTACTGCAATGCTTTTTATGAGACGTATGGTATCTCCACTACAATTCTCAGATTCTCAAATGTATATGGAATAAATCAGATGCCTCAGAATCCGTACTGCGGAGTTATATCTAGATTCTTCAGCAGGATTATGAATGGGCAGCCGTCTCTGATTCACGGTGACGGGCTGCAGACGAGAGATTTTACATATGTGGATGATGCTGTGGAAGCAACGATAAGAGCTGCTGTAAGCCCTAAAGCAGAAGGGCAGATTTTTAACGTAGGGACAGGATTTGAGACGAGTATAAATGACCTTGCAGAAAAGATATCTGAAATTGTAGGAGTCCCCCACAATCCGGTCTATGTGGATAAACGTGATATTGACAATATACGCAGAAGAGTTGTAAATATTGAAAAGATAAGACGTATTCTCAAATGGATTCCGACCGTAACGCTTCATAAAGGGCTTGAGAATACTTTTGAATGGCTTGATTCTACCAATGATTTAAAGGCGCACAAAAAAACGGCAATGAGAGTTACTTTATCAAATAATTTTACTGCATAGGTGTTTGGCTGAACATGAATTCTTTGGTACTGAATCTGAAAAGAATAAAGACACGCTCTGCCGGGTCTTTGATAAAGAGAATTTATTCTATTGAAAGAAGGTATGGTTTTAATAAAAAGAGGTTTAAATCTTATCTTGTTAATTTTATTAAAATGACTTCTTCAATGGATATTACGCCTTGTTTCCCTGTGCCGGGTGCTGTAATTTCAAGGAATATGGATTTTTTTAGAGAGATGAATAACCTGGGGGCGGATTTTGCAGCTCATGGATTTGTACATATTGATTATTCTCTTGTCACCGACGAAGAATTTAAAAGGCATCTGACTGAGATTAAAGAAGTATTTGGAAGAGCAGGAATTGAGTGCAGAGGTTTTAGGTTCCCGTTTTTCAGAAAGAAGAAGGGATATAAAACCGCTTTGATGAATGCAGGCTTTGATTGGGACAGCAGTGAGGTGGTTTCGTTTCCGATAAATGATGGGTTTTCTAAAAAATCAAAAATGAAAAATTATTACAAAATAAGAGAGACCTACGAACCTTTTGAATACGGAAAAATCAGGCAGACCCCTGATTTTGACGGGACACTTGTTGAAATTCCGGCTTCAATTCCGGATGATGATATCTTAGTTGAACGCTTTGGAATGAAATCAGAAGATCCGCGCTGGAGTATCTGGCCGGAAATGCTGAATAAAACAAAAAATGACGGAGGGCTTCTTGTTGTACAGGCACACCCTGAACGCTACAATGAGTTCAGTATTCCGCTTAAAAATCTGATAGAAGAAGCGAAAAGCTGTAATGATATCTGGATTACTTCCATGAATAATCTGTCGGATTGGTGGACAGAGAGAAGCGGATTTAAAGTATCTGTAAAAAAGGAGGGGGAATTAAAATACAGGGTAAATGTTAAAGGAAGCCAGAAACTAACTGTTCTTGTGAAAAATGTGATAAAGAAAAAAGAAGATGATTTGCAGTATTCTGAATACAGCAAAATAAAAGAGAGGTCGTTTGTTATTGACTGTATTAAGAAGCCGGTAATAGGCATTTCCCGTTCAGCAGGCAAGGAGATAAAAAGATTCCTTACAAATGAAGGCTTTGTATGGGAAGAAGCTGAAGAAGGGTCAAATTTCAGCCTTTTTATAAAAGGGGACAGAGAGCTCGGAGAGAGGTTAAAGCTTAAGGTTTTAAATGATATTGAAAAATGTCCATACCAGTTAATTAGAATATGGAGATGGCCTGGAAATAAAAAGTCAGCTTTTATATTAACCGGTGACATTGACGGTGTAACTCAGTGGGATATATGGATGAGAAATTATGGAAAATGAAAACAGCAGGACAATTGAGATAGGTGATCTGTTCAAACCCATAAAGCGTAATATTGGTATAATAATTATATTTTTTGTTACAATTGTGGGAACAGTTATATTCTTTACTGTTACAGCAGAAAAAGTATACGAAGCATCTGCAGTTCTTTCAATTCAGGAAGCAGTACGAACCCAGAATCAGCTTGTAGAAGTGCCTTCTGTGCTATATCAAAAGTATATTGTTCAAAATCAGGTGGCAGTGCTTGAAAGCAGGTCTTTAGCCGGCAGAGTTATTAAAGACCTTATGAATTCGGAATACAGTGACTCTCTTAAAATTCTCGGAAGAATCAAGAACCGAAGTGCATCAGCGTTTTTCAGAAAAATTTTTAATAAAAGGGCGGGAAAGAGCAGGAAGAATAGCCTGCCGAGTTTTGATAAAAAAATAAGCCGCTTCAGGAAAGCAACAACTGTTTCTTATGGGCAGGAAACGAATATTATCAAATTAAAAGCGCGTTCAAACGTTCCATGGGAAGCAGCCTTTATTGTAAATACGTGGTTAAAAGCGTATCAGGATTATAATAGATCGGATACAAAGGATGAAGTAACACAAACCAGAAATTTTCTCGAGAAGAAATTAAAAGAATATGAACGGAAACTTACGCAGTCAGAACAGTCTCTTGCAAAGTATCAGAGAAAAAATAAGGTAGTTTCACTGCCTGATGAATCGAAACAGATTGTAACACAATTGGCAAATTTCCAATCATCATACAATTCCACAATTACTGAGCTTCAATCTATTAAACAAAAACTTGCATATCTTAACAGCCAGCTTGATGAGAGCAAAAAGAACCTTGTTAAAGATATGGCAAATATTTCCAACCCCGTTCTCGGCGAGCTTCAGAAGGATATGGCTGAACTTGTTTCAAAAAGAGCAGCTTTTGAGGCACAATTGATAGGTGCAGGTATTGAGCCTTCAACAAATTCAAAAATGAAAGAGATGGACAGCAGGATACAGGGAATAAGGCGGAGAATTATAAAAGAGACAAAAAAGCTTGTTGAAAACGGGCTTAATAATATGAACCCTCTTGGTAAATCGGAAAACTTGATCACAAAAATTCTGGAGCTTGAGACAGATTATAAGGCCCTGAGTGCAAAAGCATCATCACAGAAAAAGATAGTGGATACTTATACAGCACAGCTTGAGATGCTGCCCGATAAGAAGCTGCAGCTTGCTAAACTGGAACGTAATGTACAGGTAAATAACAAAATTTATTTCATGCTTCGTGAAAAAGCAGAGGAAGCAAGAATAAGGCAGGCCGGGCAGATAAGCATTGCACGTATTGTTGATTTGGCAAATCCTCCATCCAAACCAGTTAGCCCAAGGCCCATGCTGAATCTGTTTTTTAGTATATTCTTCAGCCTGCTTCTCGGAATTGGCGTTGCATATGCCAGGGAATATTTCGAAGATTCAGTGAAAGGCCCTGATGATGCAGAGTACCTTGGCATGAAAGTAATCGGAACAATCCCTGTGGCAAAATCAGATAAAAGAAAATTATTGAGGAAAAAGAAAAACAGGGAATGGGGGATTACACGGGCGAGACAGATTCTTCCCTATTTTCTAATACAACAGGACAGTTATTCTCCTATTGCCGAATCTTACAAATCTCTGCGCACAAAACTATTTGCTGTTGAAGGAGAAAAAAGGCGTACAATCTTATTAACAAGCCCGGGTCCGGCTGAAGGAAAATCTACAACTGTGGCAAATCTTGCAATTACGGTTGCTCAAAAAGGTGTTAAAACCCTCCTTGTTGACAGTGATCTTCGGCGGCCTGTTCTTGATATACTGTTTATGGGATCTCATAAAAGGCTTGGCCTGGCAAATTATCTTAAAGGTGAGGAGAGCATACAAAAATTAGTCAGGCCTACAACTGTCAGAGGGCTTGATCTTATGCCTGCAAGTATGTCAGTTAAAGATGCTGCAGAGCTTTTAAGTTCAAGAAATATGGTGAAATTTATACATGCAGCTCAAAATATGTATGATATGGTTATTTTTGACAGCCCTCCGATTCTGCCTGTGAGTGACGCTACCATTCTGTCATCTCTGGTAGACGGAATTATCCTTGTGATGAGGGCTCATAGAACTACTAGAGATTCAGTAAAGGAATCACTGTCAATTCTGAACAGTGTAGGGGCAAATATCCTCGGCGGCATTATTACCGGAACCGAGAGGAGAAAATATTACAAATATCACGGTTACTATAATGGGCCGCATACAAAATAGATCAGTTAAGGAGTCAGAATATAAAATGGGCCCGGGAGCAATTGTCATTGGAGGACATTTTCAGGGGCTGGGTGCTGTTCGTGCGTTGGCACGTCAGGGTATAGATGTAGTTGTTATTGATAAGGAACACTGCATATCACGCTTTTCGCGTTACTGCAGTAGATTTTACAAGAGCCCGGATGTACTTGATCATAAAAAAATTTATAAATTTCTTGAATCTCTGTCAAATATTAAAGGAATGAAGGGAAGAGTGATTTTCCCGACTGATGATGAAACAGTGCATTTCCTTTCAACATATCATACCAGGCTTTCTGATAAATATAGATTAATAACTCCTGATTGGACTATAGTTAAAAATGTCTATAATAAAAAACTTAGTTATAAGCTTGCATCAAAACTGGATATACCGATACCAGCAAGCTTCTTCCCCGGAAATTTTGAAGAACTTGGTAATCATAACCTGAGATATCCGGTAATTATTAAACCTGCGGTTATGAGGCCATTTTTCAAAGTAACAGGTAAGAAAGTTTTTAAGGCTGTCAATGAATCGGAATTAAGGAAAGCCTACAAACTTGCAGCAACGATAATTGATCCTGAAGAAATAATAATTCAAGAGCAGATTCCAGAACCGGGGAAGAACCTCTATTCATACTGCCCTGTAATGGACAGGGGCAGAGTGCTTGCATCAATAACCGCACAGCGCCTTCGCCAGCACCCAATGGATTTCGGCAGAGCTACAACTTTTGCTGAAACAAAAATCGTCAAAGAACTGGAGCCCTATGCTGTTAGATTTTTGAAAGCTATAGATTACAGCGGGTTAGCAGAAGTAGAGTTTATATATGATATCAGAGATAATGCATACAAGTTTCTCGAAGTTAATCCGAGGATATGGGGCTGGCATTCCATTGCTTCAGGTGCAGGGGTTAATCTTCCATACCTTGCTTATAAGCAGGCATTAGGGCGTTATGTAAGAGCTCATCAATTTAAAACAGGTATAAAATGGTTCAGAGTTATAACTGATGTACCGGTCGGCGCAGTAGAGATAATAAAAGGGAATATGACAGTAAAAGATTTTATTAATTCATACAGAGGTAGAAAGGAGTTTGCGGTTTTTTCATGGAATGACCCAATACCTTTTTTCGGAGAATTATTGCTTTTACCTTATCTTTATAAAGTACGGGGGTTCTAAAATGATTTTTTTACCAATTATTTTCAATATATTTATTTCAATGCTTGTTCTCAGTTTACTATCGATAAAATTGAATATTGTCAGGCCTGTTGTAATGAGAACAGCAGGTGTAATCGCTGTATTATCATCATTAAGCGCACAGGTAATATACACGGCTCTGTCTGGATTGTCGATTTTATATCTGATTCTACTGGCGATTGTAATATCTTTGGGTATCTCTTTTCTGATAATTATGTTAATGTTTTTCAGAGACCCTGAACGGAATATTCCTATAGAAAAGGGATTTATCCTTTCCCCTGCAGATGGTACTGTACGCTATGTAAAAGAAATTAAAGAGGGCGAAATTGCTTTTTCAGAAAAAAAAGGGAAAAAATTTCCGTTAAAGGAAATCACGCATACGGATATTATTAATAACGGTGCTTATGTAGTAGGCATTGAGATGAGTATAATTGATGTTCATGTAAACAGAGCGCCAATTGCGGGAACTTTGAATCTTATTCACAGTTCTCCCGGGAAATATTTATCTCTTAGGAATATTGATTCGGTTCTTGAAAATGAAAGAGTAACCACTCTTTTTACTGGAAAAGATATATCCATTGGTGTTGTGCAGATCGCATCACGTATTGTAAGAAGAATTGTTGTTTACAAAAAATTACATGACAAACTTTCTGCAGGTGAAAGATTCGGAAGAATTACATTCGGGTCTCAGGTTGATGTTATTATTCCTGATGCTGCAGGCTTGAAGATTAATGTAAAACAGGGTGATTTTGTAAAAGCAGGTACAAGTGTAATAGCCCAATATTAGTGCTGAATAAGAAAATCGGGAATTTGTGTATGTCAAAAGAATTAAAAACAGTTATCCTTGCTTATCCGGATAATCCGGTAGGGAGTAAATTTATTTCAACATTCATTAAAGGAAATATTTCTGTTTCAGCGGTTATTGTAGAAGAATCAGCAAGATCCTCACTTTTGAAGAGATTTAATGACAAGATAAAAAAGGATGGTTTTGCAGGTGCGGTTAAGAGAATAATTGAAGTATTTATTCTTAAATTAATGAAAAAAAGAATTGTTGATTATGTTGAGAGAGCAGAAATACCTCTTTATTTTGTAAATAAATTTAACAGCACGGAATGTGAAGTGCTTTTAGATGAATTAGGCCCTGATTTGATCATAATTGCTTCGGCACCAATTTTAAAACCCGAAATATTTTCAAAAGCATCAATAGGATGCATTAACGCTCACCCTGGATGGCTGCCGAGGTATAGGGGTATTGGGGCAAACGCATATGCACTTCTTAACGGGGATAAACCCGGGATAACAGTGCATTTCATTGATAAGGGAATTGATACAGGCAGTATAATTATCAGAGAAACGATAAACATTAATAAAGGCGATACAATTGCAAGGATTAATGACAGAGCTGTTGCGAGAGGAGCAGAACTGGTTACTCAGGTTATAAAAGATATAAAAGAGGGCAGATTGAAAATGTCCGAGATTGATGAACCTGCCGGCCCTGTCTATAAAGCAATGCCGTATAGTCTTGCAAAACAAGTCAATAGGTCACTACGTTCTCAGGGAGCTAAAAAAAATGGTATATAACCGCGTTCTTCTTGTAAGCCCGCCATCTTCAAGCTATCTTGGTGCTGCACGTCCGCCTCAGAATTTGGGATTTCTGGCACGTGCATTAATGGATAATGGAATCTGCTATGATGTCCTTGATATGAGGCTTGGTTACTCGTTCAGACATCTTAAGAAAAAAATAGATAAGTTTAAACCTGACCTTATAGGTGTGACTCTGGTATCACTTGAATATATTAAATCTTATGACCTTATCAGCAGAATTAAAGAATATGTGCCTGATGTGCCCATAGTAGCAGGAGGGCCTCATGTTACAGTAGTAAAGAATAAGGTTCTTGAGGAATGCAGGGAAATTGATTACGGAGCAGTGAATGAAGGTGAAGATATCCTTGTAGAACTTTGTAAAGGTGTTGTCGGTGTTC contains:
- a CDS encoding polysaccharide deacetylase family protein — encoded protein: MNSLVLNLKRIKTRSAGSLIKRIYSIERRYGFNKKRFKSYLVNFIKMTSSMDITPCFPVPGAVISRNMDFFREMNNLGADFAAHGFVHIDYSLVTDEEFKRHLTEIKEVFGRAGIECRGFRFPFFRKKKGYKTALMNAGFDWDSSEVVSFPINDGFSKKSKMKNYYKIRETYEPFEYGKIRQTPDFDGTLVEIPASIPDDDILVERFGMKSEDPRWSIWPEMLNKTKNDGGLLVVQAHPERYNEFSIPLKNLIEEAKSCNDIWITSMNNLSDWWTERSGFKVSVKKEGELKYRVNVKGSQKLTVLVKNVIKKKEDDLQYSEYSKIKERSFVIDCIKKPVIGISRSAGKEIKRFLTNEGFVWEEAEEGSNFSLFIKGDRELGERLKLKVLNDIEKCPYQLIRIWRWPGNKKSAFILTGDIDGVTQWDIWMRNYGK
- a CDS encoding NAD-dependent epimerase/dehydratase family protein, coding for MRFRNRRVLVTGGAGFVGSRLVDRIVEEGGKVIVLDDLFTGRKENISHIKEVEFIHNSVTDFDIVSKLVKRSDLVFNLAVRNIIVSTASPQLDFQVNTGGIFNVLLAAKSHSVERVIYTSSVSVYGNPHYLPINEDDRLYTLNPYAASKQSGENYCNAFYETYGISTTILRFSNVYGINQMPQNPYCGVISRFFSRIMNGQPSLIHGDGLQTRDFTYVDDAVEATIRAAVSPKAEGQIFNVGTGFETSINDLAEKISEIVGVPHNPVYVDKRDIDNIRRRVVNIEKIRRILKWIPTVTLHKGLENTFEWLDSTNDLKAHKKTAMRVTLSNNFTA
- a CDS encoding ATP-grasp domain-containing protein, coding for MGRIQNRSVKESEYKMGPGAIVIGGHFQGLGAVRALARQGIDVVVIDKEHCISRFSRYCSRFYKSPDVLDHKKIYKFLESLSNIKGMKGRVIFPTDDETVHFLSTYHTRLSDKYRLITPDWTIVKNVYNKKLSYKLASKLDIPIPASFFPGNFEELGNHNLRYPVIIKPAVMRPFFKVTGKKVFKAVNESELRKAYKLAATIIDPEEIIIQEQIPEPGKNLYSYCPVMDRGRVLASITAQRLRQHPMDFGRATTFAETKIVKELEPYAVRFLKAIDYSGLAEVEFIYDIRDNAYKFLEVNPRIWGWHSIASGAGVNLPYLAYKQALGRYVRAHQFKTGIKWFRVITDVPVGAVEIIKGNMTVKDFINSYRGRKEFAVFSWNDPIPFFGELLLLPYLYKVRGF
- a CDS encoding sugar transferase, whose translation is MKRQEKIDFSIAGEVRTSGFSEGSIFLRTVFNKTNSKKNTASVQIQKYLKRVTDIVGAVMLLIITMPLFAVISAVIKMSSKGGIFYKQKRVGYKENIFIIYKFRTMQQTDQNEKDHQKYVRYLLKEGVNSKKNAEFVSLYIEYIESHITPVGRFLRATSLDEIPQLFNILKGDMSFVGPRPHPVYEVAEYKKWYRRRLKVKPGLTGWSKLRIRMAPENYEESILLDLWYVKNWNILLDLRIVFLTFPLVLFMKDAH
- a CDS encoding polysaccharide biosynthesis tyrosine autokinase, which encodes MENENSRTIEIGDLFKPIKRNIGIIIIFFVTIVGTVIFFTVTAEKVYEASAVLSIQEAVRTQNQLVEVPSVLYQKYIVQNQVAVLESRSLAGRVIKDLMNSEYSDSLKILGRIKNRSASAFFRKIFNKRAGKSRKNSLPSFDKKISRFRKATTVSYGQETNIIKLKARSNVPWEAAFIVNTWLKAYQDYNRSDTKDEVTQTRNFLEKKLKEYERKLTQSEQSLAKYQRKNKVVSLPDESKQIVTQLANFQSSYNSTITELQSIKQKLAYLNSQLDESKKNLVKDMANISNPVLGELQKDMAELVSKRAAFEAQLIGAGIEPSTNSKMKEMDSRIQGIRRRIIKETKKLVENGLNNMNPLGKSENLITKILELETDYKALSAKASSQKKIVDTYTAQLEMLPDKKLQLAKLERNVQVNNKIYFMLREKAEEARIRQAGQISIARIVDLANPPSKPVSPRPMLNLFFSIFFSLLLGIGVAYAREYFEDSVKGPDDAEYLGMKVIGTIPVAKSDKRKLLRKKKNREWGITRARQILPYFLIQQDSYSPIAESYKSLRTKLFAVEGEKRRTILLTSPGPAEGKSTTVANLAITVAQKGVKTLLVDSDLRRPVLDILFMGSHKRLGLANYLKGEESIQKLVRPTTVRGLDLMPASMSVKDAAELLSSRNMVKFIHAAQNMYDMVIFDSPPILPVSDATILSSLVDGIILVMRAHRTTRDSVKESLSILNSVGANILGGIITGTERRKYYKYHGYYNGPHTK
- a CDS encoding phosphatidylserine decarboxylase, giving the protein MIFLPIIFNIFISMLVLSLLSIKLNIVRPVVMRTAGVIAVLSSLSAQVIYTALSGLSILYLILLAIVISLGISFLIIMLMFFRDPERNIPIEKGFILSPADGTVRYVKEIKEGEIAFSEKKGKKFPLKEITHTDIINNGAYVVGIEMSIIDVHVNRAPIAGTLNLIHSSPGKYLSLRNIDSVLENERVTTLFTGKDISIGVVQIASRIVRRIVVYKKLHDKLSAGERFGRITFGSQVDVIIPDAAGLKINVKQGDFVKAGTSVIAQY